DNA from Onthophagus taurus isolate NC chromosome 2, IU_Otau_3.0, whole genome shotgun sequence:
GTTATTATCGGATGGAATCTTCGACGCAAGATCGCGATTTTATGTTATCATGCAAACGACGTGTCGTCCAATTCATTTATAAGTGGATATCGACGATACGACATCCGGTTTTCGAAGATGAATCGGTTACCGAGTTTTTAGAGGATCTCGCCAAAGACTTGGAATCGGATTTTTTGCATAATTCGGCGTTACAATCGGAAGCGTCTTTAATGCACCATGTTATGACTCAATTAAAGCGGTATAAAGATGAGCGGAAGTTACGAGAGGGGCAGAAATGGAAACTTCCTACTAATGGGCAACCAGTTAGTTTATTTACGGGTTGTGACCCAGGAAATAATCGAACTGTTATTATGCCGCAAGATGATAGTATGTTGAatcatttttaagttattttgaggtatttaatttaactctTTTTTCATAGTAATTTTTAGGGTGTATTGTGCAGATCATACTTATTGTACTTTAAGATTACCAGTTGACGCATCTGCTGAGACTATAAAACTATTCGCGGCGGATAAATTACAAATGAGGCCGTGCGAAGAACTTTTATTGGTTGAGGTTAAATCAACTGGAGaaagggtagtttttaaagataacgaTATCAGTATTCCAACAGCTATTAGTATTAACAGTCGAATTTTTGTTACACCAAAAGATCATTTAGATGCTTTGGTAAGAATCAATATcaacttttttgatattgaCTCAATCTTTTTTACTTTAGACTTGTATACCAGAACAAGAAGAAGCAACCCAAGGTGTTGATGGCGACTTGGAACTGTTTAGTACAAAAGAATTGGCTTATTATATGACTTTATTCGATTGGGATCTTTTTtggtgattatttaaaattaaaaaattatatttttagttgttttgatttttaggTGCGTTCATGAATACGAGTTGTTATATCACACGTTTGGAAGGCATCATTTTGCGCAAATAACGGCAAATCTCGACGTTCTTATTCGGCGATTCAACGAAATCCAATTTTGGGTTGTCACAGAGTTGTGTTTAACGtccaatttaaataaacgtgTTGctgttttaagaaaatttatcaaattagcTGCATAGTAAGACAAATTTATCatagtttttaaatatctgATATTTaatagtggtggaacggatagttAGTAAATATTCCACCATttacaggaattagtatctcttttaggtgttggacactgcagataataatcaagtacTCATCATTGagtacaactttatttatatcaggtttatctttagcaacctcattgtaacaatcccaatacgatacataaaatctcttgttgcagtttcgtctagtttccctctcttcgcttgtaattcatcatcacattcattactaacagaattgtcgctgttatcactttcgattattaattaaagtatccccttcttaatgcaacaagccgttttgaataatcgcttttagtttttgagaaataaatttttgaaatgatcggcAATTTTTCcgaattttcgccgattaaggtttaaaaattcatataaaatctgcttcttggaatatgagaatgaaaatttcccaaagtgctaataaaagtgtcctctttccaatgaaccaagcCGTTTTgacaaataacttttagtttttgagaaaacaatatttaaagttttgataaaattttcgatgttgcaattttcatcgataattttcaaaattcgttataaaattaatttcttgaaggatttttgtggaaatattaccaattattaattaaagtatcctctttttaatgcaacaagccgttttgaataatcgcttttaatttttgagaaataaatttttgaaatgatcggcAATTTTTCcgaattttcgccgattaaggtttaaaaattcgtataaaatccacttcttggaatatgagtatgaaaatttcccaaagtgttaataaaagtgtcctctttccaatgaaccaagcCGTTTTgacaaataacttttagtttttgagaaaacaatatttaaagttttgataaaattttcgatgttgcaattttcctcgataattttcaaaattcgctataaaaataatttcttgaaggatttttgtggaaatattaccaattattaattaaagtatcctctttttaatgcaaaaagccgttttgaaaaatcacttttagtttttgagaaataaatttttgaaatgatcggcAATTTTTCcgaattttcgccgattaaggtttaaaaattcgtataaaatccacttcttggaatatgagtatgaaaatttcccaaagtgttaataaaagtgtcctctttccaatgaaccaagcCGTATTgacaaataacttttagtttttgagaaaacaatatttaaagttttgataaaattttcgatgttgcaattttcatcgataattttcaaaattcgctataaaattaatttcttgaaggatttttgtggaaatattaccaattattaattaaagtatcctctttttaatgcaacaagccgttttgaataatcgcttttagtttttgagaaataaatttttgaagtgatcGGCAATTTTTCcgaattttcgccgattaagttttaaaaattcgtataaaatccactttttggaatatgagtatgaaaatttcccaaagtgttaataaaagtgtcctctttccaatgaaccaacacgttttgaaaaataacttttagtttttgagaaaacaatatttaaagttttgataaaagcttcgatgttgcaattttcatcgataattttcaaaattcgctataaaattaatttcttgaaggatctttgtggaaatattaccaattattaattaaagtatcctctttttaatgcaacaagctgttttggaaaatcgcttttagtttttgagaaataaatttttgaaatgatcggcAATTTTTCcgaattttcgccgattaagttttaaaaattcgtataaaatccactttttggaatatgagtatgaaaatttcccaaagtgctaataagagtgtcctctttccaatgaaccaagcCGTTTTgacaaataacttttagtttttgagaaaacaatatttaaagttttgataaaagcttcgatgttgcaattttcatcgatgattttcaaaattcgctataaaattaatttcttgaaggatctttgtggaaatattaccaattattaattaaagtatcctctttttaatgcaacaagtcgttttgaataatcgcttttagtttttgagaaataaatttttgaaatgatcactgtccgttccatcactaataTTTAACACATTCTAATTATTTGTCATAATCTGATATTTCaacaaaagtacaaaaatCATCATTGCACACGCTATGTAACACAACGTACTTGCCTTTATCCAATGATTTTAATCTCATAGGAGCCACTGTATTTCTAGCTCTATCTCTCTAGCTTTTTGGCTGATTCTTGTCGAATTAGCATCACTGAGTACCAAAACTAAGTCtcctaaaaaaaagttgattctGTTCTCTCTCAATAGTACTTCGGCGGGGTTCTTTCTTTAGTTCTGGGAAACTTAACAAGGcttttcaatttcttggaTCACAACCAGGATCCTTGATTAATACTTGATTCGGTTATCTCGTACcctcttcataaaaaatagcaATCTTGCAGCTTAAGAACTGTTACCTTGGCAGCACAGCTGCCTCGTGTTCTGAATAAcacagtaaccatagttacgaaactactatgcagTTGCGCtatcccacataaaatgcaacatagcttaatagtacaggcattgggtaaaggaagttttgcttggaagaGTTTCCATCTTAAGAAACTCACGGCTAAACCGggatgtttctggttctaagtcttgtgttagttctactaatagtggtagtgtaaaactagaagtaacactagacctagaaaatatcgggtttagccttgCGTCTGAAAACGGTTAGTTTAAACTATCTGTATTaatgtgtttttttattttagttgtagagaatatcaaaatttaaacgCATTTTGCGCAATAGTAATGGGTTTAAGTAACGTGGCAATATCACGTTTATCATTAACTTGGGATAAATTGCCATCGAAATTCCGTAAAATGTACAGCGATTTCGAGGCGGTTATCGACCCAAGTAGAAATCATCGCGCTTACCGAGTAAGTGTTGGAAAATTGCAACCGCCGGTGGTTCCATTTGTTCCACTCTTATTAAAAGATATGACGTTTACGCACGAAGGCAACAAAACTTCGATGGAAGGTTTggtaaatttcgaaaaaatgcaCATGTTAGCACAAACGATGAGAACGTTGCGGTTTTGTAGAAGTAGACAtctaggttggtattaaaatgaatttattaaaatctttaatacgagtattttttttgttgcagtTTTAGAACCACCCTCACCAAAAAGTGAAGGTGAAATAAAATCGTACATTTCGTGTTTACGGGTAATAGACAATCAAAGAATCCTCACGAGCTTGTCGCAAAAATTGGAGCCGAGGAGGTCATAGTCAATACCGGTCACTTTTAGGCACAGTTTGGCCGAAACGTTTAATAAACTAACAGGACCAAGAAATTAGTAAGAAAATGATataaacgaaaatttaaaaaagaagaaaatcatTCTATTGTAGTTTTTAGCAACtactattaattaaacaaatgaGATTCTTATgatacaattattatttttgtgtatGATGATcattaatcgattaaaaatgaaacttttttgcTAGACAAtcgtaaaaaatgtataagtGATGCaaagaaatttgaaaaaaagatGGAAACGTAAATGTTAATGAAGGAAAAAGAACACTATGACCAGTAACTATGCaccaattttttatgttattctcaataagattattaaaaaaaataaataaataatgtatacattaaatttatagatTTAGGATCTACCCTTAAATTAtgcttcattttttaaatttgaaggaCGTTATCGTTTTAAGTATAACCTCAAATACAATTTCCTTGATTAACTGAAAATCCCTTGAAATTTTTCCAGTTTAAGAAAtgaacataataaaaaaagaaaccaaAGATAACCTTGTATATTCTGTGTATACTATCAACACTTTTTTGCTCTATACATAactatttatgaaattttaaggaaaaaatattacaacaaAACACTTTTCCTAGTGGATAATCAAAAAGACCATCTCACAAGGTCGTATCTTATCTAACTCCTTTTAGATAACAAATTCTTTATTCTATTTAATGTTATACTATTTTAGATTAAgtgaaaatcatcaaatgaAGTAATAAACTAAGCAATAATAgagtaattttcatttttttttatctaaatgtTATCCTAGACCATTTCCATTTCCAATTTCCATCAGGAATCAGATTTGTAAGATGAATAACAATCCCAAGATTGTAATTGTGGTTCcttcttgaaattttttccTCTCATTGAAATCTCAATGTAGTCTTACAGAATTCTGCAAGATAgcggcgagacgatagcaacaaacctacTAGAAAAGTAACAAACTTTTCTCCTTATGTTTCCACCTATtatcttcgttatctagaaagagagcgaaaaactaagaacacggttggaaagctcagtcttttctctatctaaaacctcTATCTTTAACCACAGAAGAACTTCTCCCAATAATAATATCCCTATATATAGCTAGCTACAGCTTTAGCTATATACCCACTCTATGGaggaaagtaaaggtggtAGGCGTTCAAACGCGGACCCCAAGGCGtacagaccaattagcctaacttcatttctcctcaaagggatggaaaaggtaatcgatcaatacctAAGGAATGGAGTGCTTCTCACAAATCCACTCCACCCTagccaacatgcttaccagaaagcaaaatcaacaattaccgctctccatgctttgactagcaccttagaggaggcaattgcaaccaaagagatagccctttgtgctttcatagatatagagggtgcgtttgataacacctcatATGAATCCATAGAGCAGgctttaaacgtaaaagacatacatccgtcgacaatcaagtggtgtatagccatgttgaaaagtcggcagatcacagccagtctgggaggcgagtcgctaactataaaggcgctaagagggtgtccccaagggggagtgctatcacctctattatggtgcctggtagttagatacaagggtatgctgatgacctggtaatcacaatccgaggtaaatatgattcaatcataactcagctaatgcagaaagccctactactcaccagtacttggtgcagaagcaatgggctcagcatcaatcccaataaaatcgaaatagtccctttcactcggagaaggaagctacaaataaaagcaccctccattgaaagcagaactattaacctcaaaacagaaactaaatacctaggggtaatacttgacagtaaactaaactggaactcgcacttagataaggtgaggaaaaaggccatcatggcaaaccagatctgccgcaggctcctaggaaggaactggggtctcaaaccacgaatggctcattgggcctacgtagcaataatcagacaacataaacaaaacataagacagctcaacaacagctggcacaaatccagcggttagcatgtcttaacataacgggtgcaatgagatcctgtccgacggctgctttggaagccctactcggtctcacaccgctccacatatatatacaaaaggaggcagccttaagtgccttatcactgaaaacagtttcttcactcaagttgatgcagggtaatctcagaggacacctcgagatcctcaaagacccatgtctaaatcacctgattgaaattaaaacggaccttataccgacggaatacaatttcaaccaaccgtataaggtcatatttagtagcagggatgattgggcctcaactaaaaagaggagccctagcctggtacaccgatgcttcaaagacagtaagatctggagtaggcatgggcatcagtggaccaaatagccacatcaaattgcccctcagctcggtcttaacaattttccaagcagaagttcttgctataaacttctgcaccgctttgaacctacagaagggacaaaaaggtgcatccataaacatttgcaaagacagtcgggccgccttaaaggcaattcaggcctacacgtgtggctccgcactgatcagagagtgcaccaacaacctgagagaactcgctaggggcaatgatgttaccctatggtgggttccaggtcacagcaacattgagggcaatgagaaggccgacaagctggccaaagaggcagcaaacacgcccttcattggaccccaacctggatgtggactacaaaaaagccacctaaaacaaataatcaacaactgggaggcttcaaagatagccttacgctggaaagaacttccaggtcacagacaagcgaagagtatgataactccgtcgcaaaacaaaaccaaagaggttttatgcctcagcaaaggggatctaagaacgctctcaggctacctaaccggccatgtgcccctaaaataccacctcttccacattggacaagctgaggatcaaacttgtcgactatgcaacgacgagtcagaaactgctgaacatatactgtgcaattgcgtcgccagaggacatctaaggcacaacgtcttcggtaaaactcccctgttacctaccgacataaaggttcaagacctcaggacaatactaaggttcattaaggacctacatttgccctaaacctttggagggctaaagttacaatagatcttataggtcgcggtaacgagaggggccgccctcctcagcccggcagcaataataataataataatctttaacCACAAGGTTGGTTAAAGACAAAAACTACCACATgtcacaacaaaaaattagaaaaacctacaataacaataaattacaaCACAACAATATATTAGGACAAGGCCCCACAACAGTTAAAGTCAACAACTCCAACCGAGCTGGTGTCTCTACTAATGGAACTTtcataattaagaaaataaattaaaatcgaaataataactttagataatcttaacaattttaactTCGCCCCCAGATACACAAATCTCGCCAGTCTGCAAGATTACTATTTTTAAAGCATGTAAGTAGCAATATTTcagtaattaaataaaacatattgcattaaataaatttgataatcttttgtttgaatttcaaatatatctttaattattataaaaaataatttaattacaaaccTAATGTGATGTGTTTTTGTGATGAATTAAGTAAATATAAAGTGATTATAatctatataatattaataataaatctattataagtaaacatttaatattaccataaattttcattaaatcttaattattcttttttgttacaCTTTAAATGTTCGAACAACTCTTATAATGTATTGCCTACAGATTGGACACTCTGCCAGTTGTTTTCCACAATCAATACATGTTGCAATGTGACCACATTCTAATAATACGCAATCCAAAGGAGCGTCCATACAAACTTTACAGCAATTTTCAAATGTATCAccatctaaaaatattttttttatatttaatgatttaataaataaattatattaacttACCATCcttattttctttatcattCTTCCATAAAGTAACAGCCAATTGTAATAAATCACTCTTTTCAACACAACCTTTATAATTAACACGATTTAATTGTAACAACTCCTTTAATTCTTTCACACTaagattatttaattcaatttctgATTCAAAATCAGAAAGTTTTgggtatttttttgttggtggAGGAGTTGGTTCTTCCATAGGGGGGGCctaaaaaatgtgtttattaataaaaaattattatttttttaaatatatttaccGAGGGGTGCTGATTGTCCTGAGGGGAAGAATGTGCGgtaaaaacattttctggAATATTTTGTTCTTGTGGTGAAGATTGATTTTGAGTCAATAAATTTCTTGTTTGATTTATTGCAGCCTCCGCATtcgctttaattttaattaattatgattttaatttataaaaaaatttttgtaacatactttTTATATTGCTTAAATAACATTGCGATCTTGCAGCTAAATTAGGTACCGATCCGCTTAAgttcaaaaatttaactttatgattttttttatattgaacGGGAATGTGATATCGTATAAATAAATCCACCAAATCTCCCTTTTCGACCAAACCATGAGTAGGAACATGATgcttatttaaataactttgtaAATCCCTCGattttaattccattaaagCGTCCCGAACTGAAGGTCTTTGTACCAATATAAAACAGACTTCACAAAAAAAACAccttcaacaacaaaaaatataaggtTAAGTATTTTTCATTGTATACCAAACAATTTCTAACCCATCGAATTTCTTTAAACATTTCGAACAGAAACTTTCTTCGCATTCTGCACATTTTAACTTCCAATTTAAGAGATTAAAATCGCCCTTACACTTTCCACACGGCATTGTTGCAATATAGCATATAAAATTaacgaattttaaaataagtagGTTTGGTATCTTATCATGTAAAAAAAAGGGGCGTTTTTATTCACATTGTGTTGAttattataaagtttttttgatttcgTTACTCATCATGATTATTAAACGTCACATTTGACAGTTCATCGACATTAAACTGGAAAACCCACAGAATACCAAACAAACTATACGGTTGTGCTGCCAcctatcattaaatttattacctaaATAGAATAAATAGATTTAGTTTAGAGAATTTTAAGGCTTTAAACTATTAATATGCGTTATATGTCagtattgattaaaaaaaaatatataatataaagcgaaatattaacggctgtataattttattattgttaggttatccaacttcactcggttaccatggtgattaagatccaaattgcagttgcttgtcaaaattgaatttacgTTTTCTTGAGGAAAAAgtcttatttaattggtttaaaacgCTGTATGGTAAAgctgcaaaaatatttttagatcaattaattaataacaaatatgttaaaattgagattgacattttaaatctgaagttagttatcatataatagacaaatggacaacttcatgctgttctttcatgatatatttctttattaaaaaacctttaaaatgagttcaaacatgacgcacttatctcaaaaaacaaaaaagtttgaataaaaacacgttaaacctcaagttagcaacaatgaagatagcaatttaattattaaatattaataccaaccttaatttttagtttttttgttgtatttttgtttttctgatatattttaagacattttataaaaattaagaatttgtcaaaatgacattgacatttcaaaccggaagttgcttatagtATATCTCGActaataattgaattaaacgtatcattgaactagaactagtTTTGTCGTgcatcttttaagaaaaggtttgacgtttcggatgccatgttgcaaccttcttcagaaactggtttctattgttagttctagttttagttctaattttagttcaattaacttcggccgtgaaagccttcgtacttaataaacgtatcatgtttcgacttattttaaaggatttttcacgacgattacaaatatatcaaaattgacgttgacatttgtAACCGAaaattgaccataacttcattaatattgaagataaatatgtcgtatttgtactcattttaaaggatttttaatgaagattacaaatgtcaaaattgaggttgacattttaaatctgaagtcagttatcatataatagacaaatggacaacttcatagtgttctttcatgatgtattctttattaaaaagaaccattaaaatgagtccaaacatgatgttGCTAGATATTAccatgttgtatatttttattgcactaaaactagaaggtcctagttctaggtctagtgttagttctagttttaattattagtaaGGGTTAAATTGTTGCCTGTAAATACCCGGTATAATAGAAATGGCGGTTATTTTAAGTCAACAAACACTTACTTTGTTTaggtcaaaaaatgtaaacaaagtATATaacctagacctagaaagtttGGGGTTTAGCCAAGTTAAACAGgcttttattaaaaggttAAGTCatagttataaataaataaatttttaagtagaatcacagattgtttattgaaaacaaaataatttttttaaaataaattacaattggaaaagaattcattaaattaagtaaaaaataaaaaaatataacatagttTCAGGCAGTGTAAGTctgttaattttttcttcactacttattacaattttattattacttattacgTTGTCggtacattaaaaattatgttacgcttaaatattaaatattacatatatataaattataaataaaacgagcGATCTACAAAGTTTACAGATTATCTTCCTAAGAACGAAGCGTGGCAGCACCTTCACCCAAAACCTCTCCCTTAGAAAAATAACCTAtatttcttctattttcattattaaaagtGGGGTTTGTTTGTTTAAGAAATgctttaagaaaaatcgtaaGAAATTTGAGCTTAAGTAGGTTGTTTTAggtattatatattatttagatCGAGATAGAAAAGATGATTTCTTTATAGGAACGATTGGAAAATAGAAAACTACGCTTTTctttctaattcttttttgtatcTTCCTAAATACTAACCGCTATAAGATTATATACAAAACTCTATCATAATATGAAAGTATTTACACGTGATAATATAgatcttaactttttttattaaaaagtcttttatatttcatcattttttaattaaaatttaagtcttcaaacatttttaacctaaataattttatttattcaatttataaatcacattttcaataataattaacgTTTCAATACACGCGCACCAATATATTGTTGTTTGAAGAGGCACAGCTAAACTAGATTTATCTAGCGTtagagacgtatggctaaacccaaatgcttgtagttctagatctaatgctagttctagtaacagtgctagtgtaaaactgaactaccactagacctagaactagaaagtttcgggtatAGCCATGTGTCTGAAAACTTTATTAGTTCTAAGAGTCTTAAGAGAtttaatacacaaaaataaataataaaattggtatAACCGGCGCCACTTTAGTCCATTGATAGTTTGTATTGGCGCGTGTATTGGAAGGTTAAactattatatattttttagttgATTAAATCATAATTATTCTTTACTCAATAATTAAggttaaatcgttttttctaaCTAATTATTTAAACGAACGATGAAAATCCGGGTAAAGGCGCTCGAGATCGTGCCATATTATTCATTATAATTTGACCACCGTTCAAACTTACAACTGCACTTCCTTCCGGTTCGGAATCCGTGTAACTTGAATAATTACGAACCGGTTTTTGACGCTTCCATGACTGTCGAAGCGTATCATTAACGTTCGCGTAATGATTTACAAATGAGTGAGGATCTGATCGGACGCTTTCATTTTCACTTTCAGAGCCCTAAAAAACACATTCAaaatgaatacattttgtaaaTGGAAATCAAGGTGCTATCATCATgcttatgaaaataaatttaactcaTTCAACTTCAAACCATCTAAAATGCCAGTTATATCTAAAAGTACTTTCAAATTCTACAAAAATACgtgattttaaatgataataatgatGATGATTGTAAACAATTGTCATAACAAAGTGTTTGGGAAATtagtataattaaattttgttgttggtgCAATAAACGTTACTTACTTTGCGCTTATAACTGATATTTCAGATTGCTAAGTTCATGGAAAGAAcatttaccaaaaattaacctaacattaactaaattatgttaaatacaatttatctCATATAACACCAACTACACTCAACCCCGTTATATGctttttttactatttcaaTACATACCGGGAATTTTATATAACTCGTAATATATGAATGCATTAACCATAGTTATGACACTACTATGcaccacataaaatgcaacatatcTTAGTACAGGCAGTTTTGCAAAACACCTCCAAAAAGCTGAGTTGTTTAATAGCGATTTTAAGGAAAAGTCTTTAGAAGCaatagaaa
Protein-coding regions in this window:
- the LOC111419213 gene encoding rap guanine nucleotide exchange factor 4 isoform X5, which gives rise to MCWYYVLIDPLYSICGVLTKNCTRNGASGRGSMQEKATPPSRRCQSPDQPNPATPITEKPTAAIGRIGWALRTLLLSQNTCLRDRKPSGRLVRRCAPGNELVDWLLELSSCVHTRVQATGMWQALLEEGVIAHVSREKPFKDKCFLYRFWQDEDGSSTCLPTLDDVATAEDHIRDSLATLINRGPDAMLRMILRKPSHERTSDDLETIYDELLHVRALAHLTNSVKKELAGVIMFESHPRPSTVLFHQGDEGKSWFIILRGSVDVVIHGKGTVTTLHEGDDFGKLALINDAPRAATIVLREHNCHFLRVDKEDFNRILRDVEANTVRLKEHGRDVLILEKISSQSKLAHFKYTVMAGTPQKMLEHLLETRLDGKSVNYTTNDFISTTQDPFMDDFLLTHIIFLPTHRLIDELERYYRMESSTQDRDFMLSCKRRVVQFIYKWISTIRHPVFEDESVTEFLEDLAKDLESDFLHNSALQSEASLMHHVMTQLKRYKDERKLREGQKWKLPTNGQPVSLFTGCDPGNNRTVIMPQDDIIFRVYCADHTYCTLRLPVDASAETIKLFAADKLQMRPCEELLLVEVKSTGERVVFKDNDISIPTAISINSRIFVTPKDHLDALTCIPEQEEATQGVDGDLELFSTKELAYYMTLFDWDLFWCVHEYELLYHTFGRHHFAQITANLDVLIRRFNEIQFWVVTELCLTSNLNKRVAVLRKFIKLAAYCREYQNLNAFCAIVMGLSNVAISRLSLTWDKLPSKFRKMYSDFEAVIDPSRNHRAYRVSVGKLQPPVVPFVPLLLKDMTFTHEGNKTSMEGLVNFEKMHMLAQTMRTLRFCRSRHLVLEPPSPKSEGEIKSYISCLRVIDNQRILTSLSQKLEPRRS
- the LOC111419213 gene encoding rap guanine nucleotide exchange factor 4 isoform X4, which translates into the protein MCWYYVLIDPLYSICGVLTKNCTRNGIGASGRGSMQEKATPPSRRCQSPDQPNPATPITEKPTAAIGRIGWALRTLLLSQNTCLRDRKPSGRLVRRCAPGNELVDWLLELSSCVHTRVQATGMWQALLEEGVIAHVSREKPFKDKCFLYRFWQDEDGSSTCLPTLDDVATAEDHIRDSLATLINRGPDAMLRMILRKPSHERTSDDLETIYDELLHVRALAHLTNSVKKELAGVIMFESHPRPSTVLFHQGDEGKSWFIILRGSVDVVIHGKGTVTTLHEGDDFGKLALINDAPRAATIVLREHNCHFLRVDKEDFNRILRDVEANTVRLKEHGRDVLILEKISSQSKLAHFKYTVMAGTPQKMLEHLLETRLDGKSVNYTTNDFISTTQDPFMDDFLLTHIIFLPTHRLIDELERYYRMESSTQDRDFMLSCKRRVVQFIYKWISTIRHPVFEDESVTEFLEDLAKDLESDFLHNSALQSEASLMHHVMTQLKRYKDERKLREGQKWKLPTNGQPVSLFTGCDPGNNRTVIMPQDDIIFRVYCADHTYCTLRLPVDASAETIKLFAADKLQMRPCEELLLVEVKSTGERVVFKDNDISIPTAISINSRIFVTPKDHLDALTCIPEQEEATQGVDGDLELFSTKELAYYMTLFDWDLFWCVHEYELLYHTFGRHHFAQITANLDVLIRRFNEIQFWVVTELCLTSNLNKRVAVLRKFIKLAAYCREYQNLNAFCAIVMGLSNVAISRLSLTWDKLPSKFRKMYSDFEAVIDPSRNHRAYRVSVGKLQPPVVPFVPLLLKDMTFTHEGNKTSMEGLVNFEKMHMLAQTMRTLRFCRSRHLVLEPPSPKSEGEIKSYISCLRVIDNQRILTSLSQKLEPRRS
- the LOC111419198 gene encoding E3 ubiquitin-protein ligase RNF34; the encoded protein is MPCGKCKGDFNLLNWKLKCAECEESFCSKCLKKFDGCFFCEVCFILVQRPSVRDALMELKSRDLQSYLNKHHVPTHGLVEKGDLVDLFIRYHIPVQYKKNHKVKFLNLSGSVPNLAARSQCYLSNIKTNAEAAINQTRNLLTQNQSSPQEQNIPENVFTAHSSPQDNQHPSAPPMEEPTPPPTKKYPKLSDFESEIELNNLSVKELKELLQLNRVNYKGCVEKSDLLQLAVTLWKNDKENKDDGDTFENCCKVCMDAPLDCVLLECGHIATCIDCGKQLAECPICRQYIIRVVRTFKV